One Dromiciops gliroides isolate mDroGli1 chromosome 3, mDroGli1.pri, whole genome shotgun sequence DNA segment encodes these proteins:
- the POLR2D gene encoding DNA-directed RNA polymerase II subunit RPB4 produces MAAGGSDPRAGDVEEDASQLVFPKEFETAETLLNSEVHMLLEHRKQQNESAEDEQELSEVFMKTLNYTARFSRFKNRETIASVRSLLLQKKLHKFELACLANLCPETAEEAKALIPSLEGRFEDEELQQILDDIQTKRSFQY; encoded by the exons GACGCCTCGCAGCTCGTCTTCCCCAAAG AGTTTGAAACAGCAGAAACTCTTTTAAATTCCGAAGTCCACATGCTTCTAGAGCATCGAAAGCAACAGAATGAAAGTGCAGAAGATGAACAAGAACTTTCAGAGGTGTTCATGAAAACTTTAAATTACACTGCCCGTTTTAGTCGTTTTAAAAACAGGGAAACCATTGCTAGTGTTCGGAG TTTGTTACTCCAGAAAAAGCTCCATAAATTTGAATTGGCCTGTTTAGCAAACCTTTGTCCTGAGACAGCAGAAGAGGCTAAGGCTCTGATTCCAAG CCTGGAAGGTCGATTTGAAGATGAAGAATTGCAACAGATTCTTGATGATATCCAGACCAAGCGGAGCTTCCAGTATTAA